The genomic region GGATAGTGTCCCCGCGAAGATGAGGACGATGACGATGGAGCTCAGCGCGTTGACGGCAGGGAGCGAGAATGCGTTACGGAAGACGTAGAGGAAAGGGTAGCCTGTTTCGTCGTTGAGAGCGCCGTCAAGGTCCACAACGCTGAAGAGGAAACTGATGAGGAAGACGACGCCGAGCCCGCCGTTCATCAGGTACGAACCGATCATGGCGCGGGGGACCGTGACGCCGGCGTCTTTGATCTCTTCGGACATGTGCGCCGCGGCGTCGGAGCAGATGCAGGCGTAGACGGCGGAGATTTGACCGACCATGAGGGCGAGACCGATGCTGGACCAGTTGCCGCCGTTGTAGAATTGGGTGAAGACGACTTGGCCAGAATTACGCGGGGCGAGGACCCAGAGGCAGACGATGATTGTTAGGAAGCCAAAGACGTGGAGGATGAGCATGAGATTTTGGAAGACGGGCATCATGTTACCACCGTAGACATTGGCGACTAGCACGATGAGGGTGATGGCCCAGACGCACAGAGTGCCTTGCCAGTTTGTTCCACTGTACCCTGGGTTGTTGATGGTAGCCATGCTTTGAATCAAGGTCCCAACCAAGAACGGTCCTGACGCAGTGCCAGCTTGCCACGAGAGTGTGCTCATCCAGCCAGTGAAGTAGGACAGCAGCTTCTGGTACTTTGGCGGCGCAAATTCGCTGACCCAATGGTATTGACCGCCAGAGGTTGGTGCCATGCTTGCCATCTCTGCAAGAGACACGACCACAAGCGAGAAGCCAGAGAAGGTCCAGACATAGCTCCAGAGAAGACCTGCTAATCCTCCCGAATACATTCCCTGGTACGAGGCAGCCAGTAGCACTTCCCAAGTACCCTGCAAGATCACCGTAAAGGCGATTGTAGACAATGGACGAAAGTCTAAAGTAGAGTATGTTAGCCCACGTATCTCAAACGAAGGGGGCAGAAGCCATGAGCATCCTGGGTGTGTCTCATGTATCTCATAAAGGTTTCTGTGCCCGCTTACTTCTTCTCAGCTCCTGCTTCTTGCCCATGCGCTTCATGTCCTTCCGGTCAAACTGCGTAAAGTCCTTGTCCTCCTGGCGCGACGGCTTCCGCTCCGTCTTGAGGTGTCCATGGTAGTCGTCATCGTGGCACTCTCCGTCTTCAATGCGATCGAAGTCGGTGAGGTTGCGCGATCCAGTCGAGATGTGTGTCGTCTTGGCAGCAGTATCGACAGGCGCGCCGGCAGTCGGCGACGAGGAGGACGACGAGGCCATGCGTCAAAAGTAAGTACACACGGGGTGAAGAGAAGAGCGAAGTCGTACAGAAGAGAAGCACCCAATACCTAGCGTCTGCTGTATCGCTGTGCCACTGTGCCACTGGGACACTACTGCACGTGTTGTCTGCCAATGCCATAGGGCCGGTGGGACTGCTCTTGTCAGCAGCTTGCAGTGGAGCTGTACTCGAGAGAGGGTTAGAGGCAGGCCATGCGCAAGCCACTACGCCAGCCACGGGTGTGATGCGATTGGGTGGGTGAGATGCATTACAGACTTACAGGACTGTATGCAGCGGCGGAAGCGTGCAGCACTGCAGGTGGTGTCGGCACACGAATGGCGTGCGCCACCGGTCTTGGAACTTAGGCGATATCCGGTGGTCTGTGCCTCTCGGTCCAGATTTCTTTTCGAGATGAACACCCGTCCGTCTGATGGAATGACAACGACAACCTTGAAGTAATCGCCAACATCGCAACGCTCAGCAAAGTCGAAGTATAGATTATATCCGACAAGGCCAATCAATCCACATGCAACATGTCACGTTCAAATCATGTCGGCCACTTCTTCCAGACCACCGATTCTCTAGCCGCAACAGAACGCAAGACTGCAAAGGCTAAGAACAAGCATGGCAAACCGATCAAGCTCTCCTCCAAAGTCCTCGCCGTCATACCAGCATCAACTGCCTCCGTGCTGGTAGCAGAGGCAGCAGGAGACGTCAAGAAGGTGGCCTTGGATGTGTGTGAGTCGGTTCCAGATTGAGGATTGCATACATGCTGACAGCTGTACAGTCTGAGACGATAGAACGGCAATTCAACTCCGGCACAGCACCTCTCACCTGCCTAGCCACAGACCCAACAACCGACACAATATACGCCGGATCCTGGGACAAGACCATCTACGCCATCAACAAGCGCGACAACAGCACAAAGCAATTGACGAGCCATACCGACTTCGTCAAATGCCTAGCCATCGCCCATCTCGACAGCCAACCCATTCTGATATCCGGCAGCTCAGACGCCACCATCATCATCTGGGACATCTCTCCCTCCAACTTCGGCAAAGTCCTCCACAAACTCAAAGGTCACGCGAAGGCCCTGCAAGACTTTGCCATCGATCCGCATGAGGAGTCTCAATCATCACGCTCAATCACTCTCTTCAGCGCCAGCAGTGACCGGGAGATCAGACGTTGGCAGATCAGCCGCGCTTCCGCATACGAGCTGCCCGAATCACTCGAGAAGCCAATACTGGCCCAGGACACGAGCGTATATAAGCTACGCTTCGACTCGGATGGAGATCTGTGGACTGCTTCCGCCGACAAGACCGCCAAGCATCTCATCCGGAGTCGCAACTGGGAAGCAGACACTACTCTGGAGCACCCAGACTTCGTGCGTGATGTGCTACCATTTGAAGACCTCGGTCTTGTCGTGACAGCATGTCGAGACGAAGAAGTGCGGGTGTGGGACGTCTCGAGCGGCAAGCTGGTCTGCACATACACTGGCCACTTTGAGGAAGTGACAGGACTCGCGTCTTTGACGGACAGGAAAGTCGTGAGTGTCAGTATCGACGGCACCGTGCGGCAGTGGAGTCTGGAGAGGCCAGATATGGCGAAGTATCAAGAAGAGCTTGCCAAGGAGGCTGCCAATGGCGAGGCCGAAGACAAGCAAGATGAAAAGAAGGGAAGCATGTTGACTGCTGAAGAAGAGGCGGAGCTCGCAGAGCTGTTGTCTGACGATGACTGATGTACCCTAGTGTACACATTATCCACGGTGCAATCAGTTCGAAATACCGATACAGGTACACACTCCCATCGAAAAAAAAGCCGATACTTCAAATCCATGTGACACCACCTTCCCTGCTCGTGTTCACGAAGAACAGTCCATGCACAACCAAGCCATCGACCGCTTCTGCAGCTGCACACACGCCATATGAAAGTCGCGATAACACCTCGGGTTGCCACATCCAATGGTGTGCCTCTTACTGCTGACAAACTCGCCACAAACACAAGGCTTCCTCTTGCTCGTAGCAGCAGTAACAGCAATTGACGCCTTCTGCTTCGCCGTCTCCACCGGCGCCTCAGTCTTCCTTGTCCCCTTCTTCGGCGTCCTCGCTTGACTGTTCATGATGAAATCGAGAGGCCCAATCTGGAATTGAATTGGACCCGTACTCTCCGCCTGTACCATCCGCAGCGCCTCATGCCAATCATTCTCATCAACAATTGGTCTGACCGTAGCATTACTAATGCACACGATATTATCGACGTTCCTGATGTAGATCAGGTCGTTGTCCAAAACCCTCAAGAACTTCTTATAGTCGAGGTCTGCCGACCGGATCTCATCGATTGGCTTTTGCGAGTCGCCGTCTTTGGTGAAGTCGGTGATGGGCAGTTCGCCGGTTGATTTCTCGGCTTGTCGTTCTGTCTCTTGTCTGATGACGATCAAAGTGCGCTGGCCAAGTGGCTGAGGGTCGGGTGGTTCCGCCGAAGTCGATTTCATTCGGCCGCCTGCCCATCTCTTTCGATTCTTAGTCGAAGGAGTGTCGGTCGGCGGCTCTGGAACGACTCGGTTGGATGGAGACTCCATATGCACGTCCTTAGGGTCTGCTACGCTGCTTTCTAATGCTGCGCCACGGACGCGCCTCTTTGAAGGCGTCGCTGTCTGCGCACGCGCTTTTGGCAGTTGATCCTCAGTCTCGTCTGAATTAAGTGTCCGGCCGTCCAGATCATGCTCCCATTCCGAGAGCTCCTCGTGACAGTACTCTACGGTGGCAGCATCGACGATATTGACGCGCTGGAGGAGCTTCAACTTGCTGTCAAATTCTTCTCTCCACCCTGGCTGTGCGAGTTGTTTCGCGTGCTGGCGGACAAATCGGACTACTGCGTCGCGGACGAGTACATCAGACTGTGGTTGGCCTTCGACATCGAGGTGCTTATTAAACAGCTCGTTGAACTGCTGCGCGACTTTGCTTGCACCAAGCCTTGCGCGTTGCTTCTGCTGGTGCTGCAGCTGCCAGGTCTCGTCCACATCGTCTTCACTGTCACTAAGCTCGGTACCTGGCTTGACCGACTGCTTGGACTTGGTCCGATAGAACTTTACGCCTGGAACTCGCGGTACCACGTGCCTCTTCTTTATGCATGTCGGTATCTCTTCAACATCTTCAGGGGCGATGTCTCTCTTCTTGGGTCGCGCAAGAATCGTAGGTTGCACTTTGTGATGTTTCCCGGCTCCTTTGGAATTCGTCTTCTTGGTGTTGCGCACAGTCCACGAGTTGGTGCCTTCGAGGTGCGCGGAAATGTCAAAGGCGCGATGCGGAGCCTCCCATTCAAACTCTTTTTCGTTCGTGGTGGGTCTGTCATCCTCGTGACTGATGCGGATAGTTCTCAGATCATCGCCATTGTGGTCTACTTCAAGTCGTATCTCATACTGAAAGTGATCGTGCCGCGTGAGATAGTGTAGATGCAGCCTCTCGAACGTGGCGTGCTCGGGTTCTTGTGTGCAGAAGATACATCTGAGATGATTCACAGGCATACCCTTGGTCTCCAACCCTTGTCGATAAGCATACTTGACCAAAGTCTTCCCTCCTGCTCTTTCGAGATCTTCAGATGGAGTAGTCAACCGACGAGCTTCGTTGCGTGCTCTGCGAAGGACTTTGTTGTACGTTGTCAAGGGTGATTCTCGTTTGTTCCACGCCATGTCAATACGAGCAACGTATTTCAAGTTGATTTCGTGGTGGCCTTTTGCTCTGTGCAAAGGAAGTGCCTCTTCACTATCGGGCAGTCCTGGTAGTCCGGCCCAATTGCATTTAACAATGCCTTCATTTCCAGGAGCCGTGAGAAACTCAGTGATGGGTCGTCCTTCTAGCTGGCTCAAGAACTCGGCAGTATCGTCCGAGTCCTGGCAATGAATGCCGAACTCCATGCTATGATTTTTGTGGAGAGCTTTTGTCCAGTGGCCAGCCTCTGTGAACGAGGATGTATGGCTCTTCAGGTCGTCAGCCGAGATAACGAAACAATCTTTAAATGTAATGTCGAACGTGGACCGGCCGTGCTTTGTGATCGTCCCTTGCCTGGCAGCTGTCGAAATCGTCCTTTTCTGTGACCTTACATCGTTGACCGTGACCACAACTTGGCAGGGTACCCTAAGTTGATCTGGTTCTTGAAGCCACTCAGGTTGGTCCCTTGATTGTGACTTCTTGACCTGTCTGCCCGAACTTGCTGCAGCTCTCGCCGGGTCCTGTAAAGAGATCGACTTGATGCGAACCTTGGCCTTATTGGCCTGCATCAACTCATCCATAATTCTGTCGGAGGGAGGATCCCAAGCGTGGCTGCGCGTCCGCCTAGGCTCAAGCATTGCTGCAGGTGCATTCGAATTTGCAGTCGCTCTTTCACGTGCTAGCTCGCGCTCGTGCGAATCCAGTGCGTGCCGCAAGTTGCGTTCCAGGAAGCTGGGACTGTTTGCGTTGATGCTACGCGTAAGGTATACTTTGCTGACGAAACTTCTGAACTCGACATCGTTGGCCATGATTATGACGGCCAGCTCGACAATGTCGGCTCACAATAAGAAACTGAGTTGGTGTTGCTCATATTGTGCAGTCTTGGTGGGTGGAAACAAGGCAGTAGCGAGCGGGCCTGCGCGTTTGCTGGACCTGCAGATGGGCGCTTCCGTGAGATGCAAGTATCCGGCGGGAAAGTGATATACACCAGTGTCCCAGATCATGGAAGTGACGAATCCACTGTGTCGGGGCTGGAAGCACGTTAGATACCAGGGTGTAACCCAGGGTCGACTCCTGCTACTGAAATGTCTTTCAACACGGCTGGCGATGATCCACGCGCTTAGACGCAAGAGTCGAACAATGAGCGAGAGTTTGGTCTGACGCAAAGTACATCGGGTGTATTGAAGTCAAGGTTGTTGTCCTTGCACGTGGAAGTGGACGTCTTGGGCGCGGGGATTGCACGGCTCGCAGAGCGGCCATGATGACAACGACGAAACTTTGCGAACGGCAAGACTATGTATATCACATGCAAGCAGGCTGGCAATGTGGGCAAGAAAAAGGAGAGGCAATGCACAGTGTTCAACGCTTACTCTCATTTCTGGCAACGCCTCAACGCCGCTTGCTGGCTGCGAGGGATGCTGATGATTCGCTTCGTCCCTGGTATGCTGCCGGCCGCCAAAAAGCAGCAGCAGCCTCATTATTCTGTTGAGCTAATCATCCACGCGTATGCCTTGCGCCGAATTATCTACCCAGGAAGGCAAGCAGTCTAGCATGCATAAACGCCGTAAGCAGCAGACAACGCTTCATCCAACGCATTCCATTCCGTAAGCCCATGTGGATGAAACATGTCCCATAAAGTCCAACTCGTCTAGCAGCAGCCTCCTGCGCTGCCCGATTGCACGTTCGAGCCCTGTCCGACCTGCACGGTTGGCTTGTTGTTGACAGTGGTGTTGCCCATGCGCTCCTTGATCTGGCGTGCCATGGTCAAGAAAGCCTGCTCGACGTTGCTGGCGTTCTTGGCCGAGGTTTCGAGGAATGGGATGCCCAAGCTGTCGGCGAACTCCTACCTCATTGTCAGTATACCTTCAGATCGAGCTCTTCTCATGAATGACGCACCTTTGCCACTGCGTACTCGACGACCTTCTTGTCTGACATATCGCTCTTGTTGCCCACCAGCAGCTTGTTCACGCCCTCGGTAGCGTAACGGTCAATCTCTTGCAGCCACTGCTTGACGTTGTTGAAGCTGTCCATGTCGGTGACATCGTAGACGACGCAGATGCCGTGTGCGCCGCGGTAGTAGGAAGAGGTGATCGTGCGGAAACGCTCTTGGCCGGCGGTGTCCCACTGCGCTATCATTAGCCGCTACTCTTATCCTTTCATGTGCTGTTGTAACCCACGATCTGAAGCTTGACGGTCTTGCCATCGAGCTCGATAGTACGGATCTTGAAGTCGACTCCGATGGTAGAGATGTAGGACTCGGTGTATGTGTCGTCGGCGAAACGAAGGAGGAGACAGGACTTTCCGACTCCGGAGTCTCCGATAAGCAACAGCTTGAAGAGGTAATCGTACCTGAGTTCACACGGTCAGTATTGCTGCCATACACAGTATGGCTTCAGGTTGCAGGCAAGGCAGCAGCTCCAGTAGGTGACATGGCAAGGCGCTTGGCAGTCCGCGGGCAGCAGCAGTGATGGTGACAATCCTGAAAACCAGAGATCCAAGACGGGCCAGTGTCCTTTCAGCGGTGTGGCCTTCCAGAGGTGTGGTAGCCGTCCGAGGGTCCAGATATGGGGTTGTGGTTGCTGGCCTCGGTTCGGGTCCACGTTTCGCGCGCTGAGGATTCCAAGTAGGCCTGTGTAGTTGGTGAATATCGGACAAGAAAGGTGGTGACTCTATGTGAAGCTCAGATCAGTATCGGCGACATGGCGCAGGTGAGGGTCACGAACCACTCTGGATTCATGGTTGCGGTCTGTTCGTGATAGCGGCGGTGATTACGGTGTGGGTTGCGCTCGCAGTCTTCAGGTCGTGGTTATTGCGTCTCAGTAGGTTCGCCGCGGAACGAGACAGAGGTGGTTGAGGCGGGTGAGGTTTGCTAAAGTGAAGTGTTGCGAGTGTGAGGCAACTAAAGAGTGCTGCGCTGCGATGCTTGTTGCTTGTCGCCAGCAACCAATCGGCCGCCATTTTGCCGATCGCGTTCACGTGCCGTCCGTTCCAGACAAAAGACACCCGAACATGACTATTGAACGTGACTTGCGGCTCTCCTACACAGCACATCACCGGCACACACAATGTTTCACAGCGAGAAACAATCGGTGAAGTGGACAAACGTGTGCATCAAACGATCGTTTCCATACTTGCTATCTACATTCCGAAGCAAGAGAAATTCAGCCTATGCAGCAGTCCATCTGCGCCAACTCGTTCGCCATGCCACGTGGCGTAAGGGGTCATGTGTAATTCCGCTATCTCAGTGCAAATCCACAGAATCAGCGAAACCAAGCGCACTTCATGAGACGCCACACGTCATTTCCATTGAGGATTCTGCGGCTGACCATATCCTCCTTGCTGCTGTTGGCCATAGCCGCCCTGTTGGGAGCCATATCCGCCTTGCTGTGGGTTGTAGCTCTGGTACTGACCAGTTGAATCTTGTGGCGGAAGTGGGAAGGACTGTCCTCCATAGCCTTGTTGGCCACCATAGCCTCCGGGAGCACCAAACGCGCCAGGCTGACCGTGCTGTGGGCCGCCCGGTGGTGGTGGAGGGTGTTGGCCATAGCCTCCTGGCTGCTGCTGGCCGTATTGGTTGTTTGGTGTTGAGGAGTGGCTGCCATAACCTGGCTGTCCTCCCGGTTGCGGTTGTCCATAGTGAGACTGTTGGCCGTATTGTGATTGATCGTGGCCTCCTCCATAACCTTGTTGTCCATGACCTTGTGGGTGATATGCGCCGCTTTGCGGACCATAGCCGCTACCTGGTGCTCCAGGTCCTTGCTGATGATGCTGAGATTGTTGTTGACCATGCGGTGCGCCATAGCCCACAGATGGCGCGTGGCTCTGTGAGTGAGAGCCTGGAGCTTGGTACGAAGCTGACGGCGCCTGACCTTGATAAGTCCCACCAGCGGATGCGTTCTGGGAGTACCCGTATGGGTTCTGTCCACCGCCATGTGGCTTGTTGTGTCCGCCCAAGAAGCTGCTTGCCATTGAACCTAGCTGACCAAGACCACCGCCGCTGCTCGAGTGCCCAGACTGGCCATGCTGCTGTTGTCCGCCGGATCCATGGGACGACGATCCGCCCAAGAATGACTGTACAATACCACCGTGTCCACCTGAGCTTCCGTGCTGCTGATTGGAGTTACCATGCGAAGAAGACCCGCCCAAGAACGACGATGCCAATCCTCCAAGGCCACCTTGATTCGAGGATTGCTTGGATCCGAGCACCGAGTTCAGGAGAGATCCCTGCAGCGGCATCATTAGCCACGACACATCATGCCCATTGATTGTCTATCGCTTACTCCCAAGCTTCTGTCACTCTCTTGTCCATCCACGCCCCGAGTGCCTTCTCCGGGAGCTGAGTATGGGTTCTGACCAGCGGGCGTGCCGCCTGGGGTGGGGACACCGTGTGCGCTCATTGTTGGAACGTCCCAAGTCGATTCGCCGGTGCTGATTTGGACGAAGTAGTACTTTCGTGATCTGTGAAGTCAGGCGATCAGCTAAGAATTCAATGTCGACAAGGTGCTAGAAAGAGGTCTCTGAGACACTCTGGGGCAGACACTCACTTCGCATCCCACTGCGCAATCCTTCAATCGACACCAGCTACGTCAGTGCCAAGCGCAAGTTGAGGAGAGAGGCGAATGGGAAatggaggaggaggagaagcATTGCTGGAGGAGCGTGTAGCAACGGAAAAGACTAACCATCCAGGCGGGAGTGTAGGCGGACTGCGGTCAGGCCCATCTGCGTCTGGAGTACTGGGCTCTGCCATCGCGCACGAACTGAGTTGCGAATCCGCTTCGAATCACTTTCTTCGAACAGTCGTGCTCCTGTGGGTGTAACTGTGTATAGTGTTGCGCCCAAAGTCGTGCTGGCGCGCGTTGTTGGTGAAAGTCGCTCGGAGAAGAAGAGACGACGTGAGTAGGGTTTCATGAAGCGCGCAGTCGGCGTCTCTATGTATCGATCACGACACTCCGCGACGTTTTATTTACGGCAGCCCGCAAGACGTACGCAACAAGAGGCGCTCGGGTCAAGCTCGCTCCAGTGCCCGATTGACGTGCCCATGCTTTATGCAGAGGCATCGTCTGACGGCATACAAAACCGCAGCGCACGCAGCACCACGACAGCTGAC from Fulvia fulva chromosome 2, complete sequence harbors:
- a CDS encoding GTP-binding protein ypt1, which translates into the protein MDSFNNVKQWLQEIDRYATEGVNKLLVGNKSDMSDKKVVEYAVAKEFADSLGIPFLETSAKNASNVEQAFLTMARQIKERMGNTTVNNKPTVQVGQGSNVQSGSAGGCC